GCACAAGCCACTTAGACTGATGCAGGGAATTTAATtatcacattttattttattaaattgacagggacagtgcacacacacagacattcacaCCTACATTTCAATGTGTCCAGATGTAGCCGGAGGGACACATTTGATCAAGTTCTAAATTGGTATCCCAGTAAGCATTTATTTGAAGGGTACCTATATAATGACTTCATAACACACTCAAACCGTACATAACAGCAGTATATAAGCTCAGCTGGACTCACCACTTGAAGACCAGGTTGAGCCAGTCTCCGATCACTGCCACCCAGATGAGTTTGATACCCACCGACTCCCGCAGGTGGAACCAGAGGGGGAAGAAGATGAAGAAGGTGTTCCTGAGGTCAGCAGCCCAGGACACCCACAGGAACAAACCCTGGGAGTCCTTATAGTTGGTCTGGAGGTAATTAGTGGTGCTCACCCCATAGCCCTGAAAGGCATCCGTAACTGCCTCCATTTTCCAACTGTCCCGAGTGAACTGTCCGTCTAGGAAGCCAATGTGAGATGTGTTGCAGAAGGAGCGCACTGTAGCTATGTAAGAGTCTGCTGGTTGTTTTTATACCAGAGGGACCCACCACCCAAAGGCATGCACAACCTGATCTTTGAACCTTGCACATGTGTAATAAAACACAACAGGACAGGGGAGTTTGGGAGGGTTGTACAGTACTAACAGGAGAGACCATACAAACAAGTGCAAAGGAGGGGTAAAAACAAAAGTCAATCAGTGTCTCTGTGTCGCTCACCCTGAAACAGCATGGAGACAAAAATGCAAAATTTACGATTGACCAGTGGAATTCACATTAAAAcctaacaaatagcctacactATAGTTTGTGGCAAAACAAGCCAACCAGGGGCATGTGTGGACAACCGCATTGCTTTTGCTTTTCTCTATTGAAATGCAAAATCCAATGTTTTACTTGTAATACAGTAAGTTGTCATTGTAAGACCATGAAATGGATAAGATAGGAACTAAAAGAGTCACGTGTACCAACTTACTAAGCCCACTTTTTGGCCAGTTTCAAAAAACGcatttaaaaaataagaaataaaaaaatgtcatattatgaAAGGCTGGAAGAGATTGAGACCAGCACACTGTCGAAAAAAGGAGTAAATCCAAAACTGAGGCTTGAAcgcaaaataaatacatttattttatattatgaaagGCTAAATAAATGTTGACGATATGCAAAATCATCCCATTCTTCAACGACCTGTAGATAATCTGTCAGTTATATAATGAATTTCTGATGATTTTGTGAAAATTGTGGTCAGCGTCCTGTGGCTAGCCCACCTGTCAGTTACATAAGGGAATCAATCATTAAATAGTGTGGGACTTACTGCAGAGATGCTGAAAAGATAACTGACCAATAAAACTAGGTCTTGGATATGGTACTTACCATGCTGTAAACAAGTCTGATTAGACAACCCCCAAGCCAGGACTCACCTCAGGCTTTAGCTTATTGGAAAGAAATAGTAAATTAACTTATCATTACAGCAGGTCATAAGGTCGGTGCATTTTTGATTGATTTCGTGCCATTCGTTTCGCATGATAATGATTGATGTGGTTGAAGTGGTAATGACATGAAAAGGTCAATCAATAGGTCAATCAATTTATATTGGCCTGCTTAACGTGTTCTTGCTACGATCTTTGCCAAGAGACGTACAGTCCTGGAGTGGAAAAACATTCACCCACTATCACACAGACATCCTGTTTCAGGGGCTAGCTTATCACTCCAGAGCAGAGAACTTCTGTTTACCGGTTTGGGAAACAGGAGCTCCATGTTGGGGTGTAGGCTAAAGGTCAGGGAGCCTGTCTACAACGTCCACTTGAAGGCAAACAAATGCCCTAACCTTGAATAAAGTCTGATGGGAACAGACAGTCCTGGAGCTCCAGAGGAGCTCTACCAGCTTTGGTGCACCTTCCCTGGGTTGCTGATCTGGATCCACACTGCAGTCATGGATCTTTTCCACAGCTGGGGTTGGAGGTGGCTGTCCATCTGCAGACCAAGTATGGGCATTATGAGGGCTGATTTAGACTCTACAGTGGCAGACCTGCATACCACCTTCTGTTTCTTCCCAGGCTGGTTCTATCTGCGCAGGGACGTGGGGGTCAAACTCATCTGGGTGGCCGCCATTGGGGACTGGCTCAACCTGGTCCTGAAGTGGTAAGGAACGGGTTAAATCAGGTTTCTGTCATTTTGTAGGTCATGGATTTTTACTACAAATTTGGAATAAATACACATGAACGAGAACTTGCGTTGTCTTGAAACTGGACCAGGTCGGCAATGCCATAGATAGACCAATGTGTGCCAGAGTATAGCAATGCGTATCACTCAACATACCTCAAGAATATAGTAGTATTGGGAAGTGGAAGCATTATTGTCTTAGTATGTAATAAATGAATGATCATAGGGCCATAACAACCTTTGCACTTTAGTATTGATTCCCATTCAGCAGGGTAAATACATAGAGAATAATCTTATCTGGAAAAGGAATTCAGTTGGAAGTGTACAGTGAattccagtggaggctggtgacttgaaaaattgaggaggatgggagacccacgTAGATATCAAAGTGTGTTTCAAAAATTGTCAAGAGTAtttattttaacctaaagcatttaataaagacatttatagtacaatattataGGGAATGGGAacgagagggctacttacacagtgtttggaagggatcacagcagtgattgaatgagggtatgaggcatgagttgaggtgttcagaggcttgacttcagtgcaggacaggatttgtctgggaagacaaaaaacaataacacaacacattacacagttagacaaaagaataatgagttagtccaagcaaggagtaaaatcattgatgtgtaataatgtgattgtgtatgtgattgactctaaatacagtaatgagagaaaattgatCGGGGTACTCACAGTGATTGgagaggaaacattcaatgtgccagtggatgagcgggtacatgagacgtggcttcagttcatgtcaggagagagttgacaatggtagtggagtggagtggtcatctcctcttaatcagggaacaggaggggacttagctcgaaatacaaatagcagatacattccattacagctgcgcCATCGAAGGTTTGAACAAGTTTCTCCCTGAAGTTAAACACAGTTCACATCTTgcccacttgacacatcaaaATAGCCCAAGAAACATTCCTGAATAAcgccctgatcatccacatacctgacgataactgacaactgcaagcagactggtggcaccataggtcccagagcggggGGAAATTGTTACACcctggggcctggagtttttccttatctgTTACCCTAACCAGGAAAACTCTGGATCCTATAAGGTATGACAGTGATTAATCAGTggtaaaaatattttatatgggctatgatgggaaCAGTTTTTCCTAATCAAGTCACATGGtttaaagaaaataagaaaaaaaactgAGGTGGATGAgaaccctgtcaaactgcagcaactttaaacttgttcatattcattatatttagactagattaggAAGGGGATTTCCTCTACCTAGACAcagacaacaactgatagacaatagaactcacagggTTGAGCTTGCTTTATGAATGTTTGCATCATACAGTTCTATGCAGCTGTAGGCCTTCTAAAAAATGAACTCACATCTGTCATCACTATTGCTTGGTTCATTCCAGTTTATCCTGTTGGATTGAAAACGTATTGACAGCTTAGCCAACCCAGTTTTGAATATAAACCAActttgatcacattcacattttctcctgacacacaaatggactataaatacataacgttaccaattagtttaccctgaccaagTGGACAACGCACATAGGCTGTATGCATATGctcttattagtagcctacagttgattaGACTGAAAAATTGTCTAattttcatcccatacagcatgccagatctctaatgttaaggtgTAGCCTAGGCTGATGCAACATTTATATAATGCgttttttgcttgtgtctgtccggAGTGAGTATGTATTttcatctttgctaaataaaaaaCGGAGGAAAATGGAATGCCTAAATGCACTGCATCAACCTCTTTCTTTAATCTAACTTTTAATGGATGATGTGATGTGAAGCTATCAAATCATTCGGAATTGATTTCGACATCCCAGAAAAGACATTTGAAAGTTCGATATGTTCAGCAAGTAACGAATTGTTACCGGGGGATTATTATTAAACATTACAGGCCATACTTAAACATTTAAAACTAGATAGAAAGTATGGAAAAACTATCATGGACCTATATATTTGCAAATAACTCCCCTTTTTTTCTGGCCTTCAAATAGATTTGGACAAACAAAtcagtacaacaacaaaaaactgtgCGGCCCTCCATTGAATTTCAAAATCCTGATGTGGCCCTCAATTCCAAAAGGGGGTAGGTACGGTCTAGGGTTGTTTTGGAGCAGGGCCTTGTGTCTTGTTCATCTCCAGGTTCTTGCAGGTGGGCCTGTGGATGCTGCTGTGTACAGTGGAGCTGCTGGTGTGCATGTCCAGAGTCTACATGGCTGCCCACTTTCCCCACCACGTCATCAGTGGGGTCATCACAGGTCAGAGAACCAGGACTCTAGATGTCTAGATTTCAAGATGAAGAAACATGTACCCTTGTACCCAGCAGGTCCTGCTAACCTGAATGCTATTGCGCTGGCGTGGTTATTTTCTTTTCATGTTGTCGTCCTTTCCAGGAACTCTGGTGAAATGTGCAACCAGGCCTAGCAAGTAGTGTAGTGTAAAAGTTATTGTATCTTATTTCAATGATCTTGTAGCTTGATGACAATCTCCCTGGTCTCTATCCATGGCAGGTATCATGGTGGCTGAGTTCTTCTCTAGAGTGCAGTGGATCTTCAGAGCCAGTCTGAAGAAGTACTTCTACACCACCGTCTTCCTGCTCTCCTTCGCTGTGGGCTTCTACGTGCTGCTGAAGGCTCTGGGCGTGGACCTGCTGTGGACCCTGGCGAAAGCCCAGAAGTGGTGTGTGAGGGCTGAATGGGTCCACATGGACTCCACTCCCTTCGCCAGCCTCCTGCGCAACATGGGCACCCTGTTTGGCCTGGGCCGTGCACTCGCCCCTCTACACCGATACACCGAGAGCAAGAAGAACAGCAGCACCCCCTTCAGGGCGGGATGTATCATTGTCTCCTTATTGCTGCTACAGATCTTGGATAGCTTGATGTTCTCCTCCAGGAACCAGGCAACGTTCTACATGTTGTCCGTCAATAAGAGTGCTGCTGCCCTCTTCATCCCCACAGCTCTGGTTCCCGGAGGACTCTCCTGGATCTTCCCAGGTTAAAGTGGGGCGGCTAAGCTGAAATTTTCATAACAATCGTTCACTTTGTGATAAAAGCACCACATTTGGCACAGAGGTAGGTTTATGTACCCTGAAAATATTTTGATATTAGGCCATGACATATTTGGCCCATGGGGGACATGGCAGCCATCTTACAAAATGGCCACCGAAAGTAAAACAATTTTACAATTCAGAAGGACTGTTTCAATATAAAAACAAATTGGGTGCAGAGTTGGAAAATGTACACTGAAATAATTTCAGTTGCTTTGGCAATACTATTGTACAAACCAAGGACTATGGTGGAAGTTGAGTGTAGTTGTCACCTGGAGGTGTGTAAATCTGTTGGACTATCAGAAACTGTTTTGATTTGACAAATTAATTGGCTTGCTAATAAGCCCATGAGCAgacctcattggtttgaatggtgtcagcaattttttatcttgtattcttttgaacttaacaacatgaattggggtatttggagtactatataggtagagaacattgaacagaacaaggctatgtaaataacaaaatgttgacAAAAAtacagatagaaccttatagtcccaagctctcgaCTTGTTTCTTCAAATAGATTGCTGTTTGTTCCtaattaaatgtaaatgttacatacagtatatgcaatCCTGTGTATAGCAACATATAATTTATGGGGAGACAAGTGAAAACTTGTGATTCAGTAGAAAAGTTTGGAGGACATTGAGGAGCTGAATCCTCTGTTACAGGAAGCAATGCTAGAAGACTAGGCTATCTTCAGCTTTGTGAAAAAGTCTTCCACTGCCTCAGAGCATTCATGCTGGAGTGTCTCTATTTCTTTGTGGTGGTTATGTCTCTTGGGTTCATGTTAGTGAATGACACTGTGCTGGTGTGGCTCCTTCGATGACAACAAGAGGACAAAGGGTGATTATCAGGCCCTGGACTCCGGACCTTGAGCGGTGAGGATCAAGACTGGTTGTACTATAATGTACAATAAGTGTTTGCATTTTATTTACTAGATGATGTTGTGAACACGGTTGCCGTGATTAATGAGCAAAATCCCTTTTGCTTGGTGTACACAAAGATATTTTTTTACTTTGAGTTAGTTTTTCAGAGAAAATAACCCAAAATGACAAAACTGATTAATGAATTATTACTAGGGACATTAAACATTTACTACTAGACGACCGACCCTCAGCTCAATACATAGCAACACTCTTTACCTCATGCCCACTGACGTTGGGAGTTTTGGCCATGGAGGTTCAACGAGCAGCACTTTTTGTGTACAGAACGATGACTATGTGTATCTGTGCGTTAGTGACACTTACCAAGTATACTGTTTCAATCAAACATACCAGCAATAATGAATAAATACTTGACTGTACATTGTCACATGTCAACACACTGTACAATAATCTACTTAACTTGACCCTGATATCAAGTCAGTGACAATCCATCCTATCATTGCCAAGTATTGTGACGGACATGCATATTTCCTATGGTGACATAATATTGTACATCCATCCAACCTCGTGTTGTTTCCCTCTTTCAGCTCTTATCTTCAACTGCATCGTGGGTTTTCTTCCTATGCTCACCTCATAAAACGATATTGTATATCTATACAGTACAGCTCGATTTGCAAATCTCCCAGTAAATTACCATAATTTTCTGAAATGTTGGTAATCTATTAAAAAAACGTTGGTAATGTATACTAGAATAACATAACACATAAGATATACATTTTCTTGTCCTtatagtggatagaccatatggttgaAGAGAAAATTGCTTAATCAATGAAAAAAAGCATCTAATGAACAATGACATAATTTGCAATTAaccctgcaactcttccaactatttaCTTTTTCCCAACTGTGGTCGTGACTGTTTTACAatgtaaatgaaggttgggtttgtttcaatcctgcccacataaccacagctggcagcacacaagtAATTATCAATTCTGGGTGCAGCTGCACAAGACATTTTTGGTTTACTTTGGACATCCCTATgaggctagttagggaccatcggTAAATTgcacaatgtacatgggacaatatgtaaacatttcaATAGCTCAAAATTTCAATGACTTAATATAAATTGTCgaaattcatatacaaatattgaaagcatttcaTTAAAACATCTAAaggtgtgcaacatgaaaatattgtcttATTTGCATTGTGTAATTGATTGATGGTC
This genomic stretch from Salvelinus namaycush isolate Seneca chromosome 4, SaNama_1.0, whole genome shotgun sequence harbors:
- the LOC120046315 gene encoding glucose-6-phosphatase-like isoform X2, with the translated sequence MGTDSPGAPEELYQLWCTFPGLLIWIHTAVMDLFHSWGWRWLSICRPSWFYLRRDVGVKLIWVAAIGDWLNLVLKWFLQVGLWMLLCTVELLVCMSRVYMAAHFPHHVISGVITGIMVAEFFSRVQWIFRASLKKYFYTTVFLLSFAVGFYVLLKALGVDLLWTLAKAQKWCVRAEWVHMDSTPFASLLRNMGTLFGLGRALAPLHRYTESKKNSSTPFRAGCIIVSLLLLQILDSLMFSSRNQATFYMLSVNKSAAALFIPTALVPGGLSWIFPG
- the LOC120046315 gene encoding glucose-6-phosphatase-like isoform X1 encodes the protein MGTDSPGAPEELYQLWCTFPGLLIWIHTAVMDLFHSWGWRWLSICRPSMGIMRADLDSTVADLHTTFCFFPGWFYLRRDVGVKLIWVAAIGDWLNLVLKWFLQVGLWMLLCTVELLVCMSRVYMAAHFPHHVISGVITGIMVAEFFSRVQWIFRASLKKYFYTTVFLLSFAVGFYVLLKALGVDLLWTLAKAQKWCVRAEWVHMDSTPFASLLRNMGTLFGLGRALAPLHRYTESKKNSSTPFRAGCIIVSLLLLQILDSLMFSSRNQATFYMLSVNKSAAALFIPTALVPGGLSWIFPG